Genomic window (Spirosoma sp. KCTC 42546):
CGATTCTTTTTTGGCTTTCGTGTTCAACTCATCACCACCCGCGACAAGCAACCGGTTCAGTTTTTTATTCTGCCGGGTTCGTATGTGGATGTGACGGCGCTTCAGATGATGCATTTGACGTTGCCAGCAGGTAGCGAAGTCTATGGGGACTCGGGCTACACCGATTACGAGCAAGAGGATTTGTATGCTGAGGGTGAGGAGGTTAATTTAAGAATACAACGAAAAAGTAATAGCCAACGCCCCGATCAAGCTTGGGAAGCTGCTTACAAAAAGCAACTTCGCCAACGGATTGAGCAGGCCTTTAGCCAGATTACGATGCGATTTCCTAAGAAAATTCATGCCGTTACTGAAGCCGGTTTCCTTATTAAAATCGTGTTGTTTTTGATAGCCTATACCCTCGAAACAAACTTGTGACATACAACTTAGATTAGTTAGTTATTTACTCAATCCTACCAGTTGTTTATCCATCCTGGCATGTCGGGGTTTTACGGGTCAATTTTACCAACAGAACGTAGGCTAACAAAAGCACATGAGCTACGTATCCAATTAAACCGTAAAACACATGAACTTCTTCTGGATTTTTTGGGGTATCGACGCTGTGATTGCTCTCATTTTCTTTTATTTCTTTTTTGTCGGTATAGCTGATGGCTCTGTATCATCTTTTAATGCGGGCTTGTGGTTTTTACTACTTACTGTTCTGGGAGCAGTATTAATAGGAGGGTATTGGCTTCATACCCATCAACATGAGCAAGGAGCTAAGATTTTGTTAGGTTTACTGGCTATACCAGGTCTCTTATGTGGCCTTTTCTTTTTAATTCTTATTCTGACCAATCCCCGCTGGAACTAACCTGATTATGTAACCAGGATATTCTCAACACCTGTTAGGTAAAGCTGACTACTGAGGTTAGTTAATTTATTAGTTTTACCACTAAGCCGTACCATCATTTTTTACTCTTAGTGGAACCGTTTACAACCTTCGATTTTCAGCAGGCGAAAGCCAAGCATTTGCTTTTTAAAAGTCGTTTACGAACTATTCTGTACGATGAGGGCGATGTTGAATACACAACTGTTTTATCGCAGTATGCCTGCCCTGTTGGTAGTGGATTTATAGCCATGCTTTAATTCAGTATGAATACGAGAAAGTAAGTATGCTGGAAGCGCCAATTCCTGTTAATAATTTTATGGACTTCTGAATAACGTATATACTACCCGTAAGCCCTTTATTGGTAAGAAATTTTAATCAAGTTAGAAGGTACATCAGGAAATGTAAGAGATGCGTATGTGGATATAATCTATCAGCCCACGTTTACCCACTACGGAGAAACAGATGGCATTCTTGCCTTCGCCAATGCCAATAAAGTAACTGAGCAGGTGATGGCACAGAAACAAGTGGATGAACTTGTTCTGCAACGAACCTAAACTGTGATGAAATCATCGTTCAGGATAACGGGATTGGTTTCAGGCTTGAGTAAGCCGAAAGATTTTTACCATGTTCCAGCGGATTCATAACCGAAACAGCTACGAAGGACATGGTATTGGATTAACACTTTGTCGACGGATCGTTGAGAATCATGGTGGCAAGCTTTACGCAACGTCAATTAAACATCAGGGCACAACCTTTTATATTTTATTCCCAGTTAATCTGCTTAACTGGGCAACTATACATTTGGATTGTTAGCCTAGTAAAAAAGGATTATGGCTCCGACCTGGGAGTGAGAATATACCCAAACATTGCTGCCGGAAAATAGAGGCTTAGAGAAGAATAAGTTCCAGGCCAGGCAGGATTAAATCATGTAAAAGTGATGTCCGCAGGCCTTGCAGTGATACGCCTTTAAAGGTACAATACCCAGCAAAGATTTTAACAACTTAGGTCTTGGCACTCGATCCGGATAATTGTCTTTACAGATCGGACACTGTTTTTTTAACGCAATTTTTCGATACAGATAGACCAAAAAAAGCAGAAAGCTAGTAGCGACAAGCGGAAGTGTCAGTCGTGGTTGCATAGCTTATCTATCAGGTTGTGAAAGCAAGATAGATCAATTGAACAACAACAATTGATAGTAGTAAGAATATGTAGTTTGAATTTATTATTCGGTGGAATAAGTCACCATAAGGCGCTCAATATCAGACCTAATGACCGCGTCAGAAGCGGTTCCTATAGGCGCTGGGATGGATGGATGTTAAAAAATGAGTTTAATGATACCGACCCAGCAGGCTATTGAAAAAGCTAACATACCTAACCAGATACCTGCACTTATGGCGTCAGAATATGTAATACGAATGCGAATAGTCATGGTAAAGAGAGAGCGATACCAATAACCTAAAGCAATTCTAATGCCAAAAATAAATCCGTGTTATATTTTTTAATAACATGCTGATAGTGAGAGGTATATGCACATGTAGGTATAGTAGGGCAAACTTACTCGACGGCCTTAACGAGCCAAAAAGCAATACCCAGCATAGCAACAAACGCAAGCAGGTAGGCGATAAACGCAACAAAGTCAAATTCCTCAAAAAAACGTCTCATAGAGACCAAAACACAAGTGAAAAGTATACAAATTTAAGATGAAATAAAGAATAAACGTTATAAATGCGGGATAAAGTATTCTGGCAATCCTTATTTATCATTGGTTTTCACTGGAATTGACTTAATAAATTTCAGAATATACAAAGTAGGAGTGCATCAAGTAGGAGAAAAGGTGGTCTGATCAGTAAACGTCCTCCAATAACCCAACCTAGTGCGATTCAGGAAATTTTTAATAGACATGCGTGCAATGCTACAAGTAAATCTGTAACATTTACATTTACGTAAAATGGACTGGTACGGATTGTCTGAATCCTGGAAACTGATTAAAAGAAAAACCGGATGATCATCACCCAGAACAGTATGGAGATACTCAGCATACACAACCAGACCAAAACTTTGATTAGGTTGACTGATGTCATGAAAAATCGTATAGCCATAGTACGAACTGTCCTGGTATACAATTAAACAAAAAATGCGCTGAGTTGACTCCTGATTCGAAAAAATGGTATTAAACGGGACAACAGAAATTTAAAAAGCTCTAAATAAGCTGCATCCATTAAGAGGCCAACTGACTACAGGTTTGCCCAGAGCCATTTTGAGGTTAATAGCAGCAATGAGAAGATAATAAGCAGGCAAATTGCCCATGGGTTAGGTATAAGCGAATTCTTTGTAGCCATACCATTGTGTTTTTTAAACCAGAAATAGCAATATCTACGCCAATGTAGGGTATAGATGTTACCATAAAATAAATAAGGATACGCACATGGTTTGGGTATTATGCACGAACGTTCAATCGTAAAATCCGTTATCAATAAAAATAACCTGCCATCAGGCGTTTACTAATGAATAAATACGGATATGTGCTGGCCGTTTGCTGGCTACTCGCTGGTAGTTGTCGGCAAGCCGACCAGTCACCTTGCAACCTAACAACCGTTACCACCAAAGCACCGCAAGAGGAGATTGCCGCCCTTAAACAGTATATCGGCACTAACAGGATTGCGGCAAAAGCGGATAATCGTGGGTTTTATTATACTATTCAGTCGCCTGGCTTGGGTGCCAAGCCAACCATTTGCTCTAATGTGACTGTTAACTACACAGGTATGCTGACGAATGGGGCAACATTTGATAGCGGTAGTGGCATAAGCTTTGACTTAAATCAACTAATTGTGGGCTGGCAGGAAGGTATACCGCTCGTGGCGCCAGGCGGTAGTATTACACTCTATTTACCGCCAAGTCTGGCCTATGGATCTCAGGAGCAGAATGATATTCCAGCTAACTCAATTCTTGTTTTTAAGATTGACCTTATTAAAATTAATTAGAGCAGTTGTAAAGGTGTAACCTAGCTGGACCAGACAAAGCTACCTGAATCTAAACAGGAGGGAGGTAGTAAAAAGTATCACCCTTGAGGTAATATAGACTTCCAGATATTTCTCTCTGTAGAATGAAAATCTGATTAATGCTGGGCGATTTATAATAGAGTGATTATAGCAGCAACGTCAACAGGCCATAAGCATACAACAAACAAATAATGGCCGCTAATGCCCAGGTTATAAAGTTTACTAGATCAAAAGAAGTTGAACGTTGTAGGCGATTCATGGTTAGGAAAAGGAAAAAATAGTAACAAATAAATCCATGAAAACAGGAACATTACACTTTCTACTCACTTTTACCCGATAAGAAGCCTATTTGTTGGTAGGAATTACATAAAAACTTGAAAATGAAAGTATTAACTTCAAGAAAGGCTAGCCAGAAAATCAACACCCGGCTGGATAACTTGGCAAGCTGTAGGGGATACTCGGGAGCGTCGATGAGTGGGATCTATGAGTGAAAACGAGCAGGCACGGTAGTGCCAGCCACCGAATCCAGACCAGAGAGAGCCAGTTACACTAACAGGTAGTGTGAAGCAATGGCGGCCAGGGCCGAAAAAAAAAATTTTAGGAGTAAGTCTCATGGCCGTAAAAGCTTACGAATGGAACAATAAGGCAACTGCTTCCATGAAGAAAATAAGACTAATGCCAAAAACAACTGACCAGGTTATTGCCCGGATAGGGTCAGGCGAAGTGATGTGCAAACGATTCATAACCATGGAATTAATTGAAGTGTAAAAACTTAATGATGGGTATGGACCAGATTCACTACGTACGTACGGTCGATGGTGAAATTCGGATTTAAGACAAGAAAAAAAACGGAAAGTCACATTTTGTTAAAAATAAAATGTATTTCGTACTATCCGACAGTTAACGAGTAATTGGGATATAGAAAATGAAGTCAATATAGAAGGCTCAACTCTAAGCAGAGGGCTGCGATAGAGAAAATGCTACAATAGGATATATACGTCACTAGTTTTGAAGCCTACAGAAAAATTAATCAACAAGTACTCCAGATTAGCTACCCATAGCTAATTGCATATGCTTATCTCTTTACTGTACTCCTCTCCTAATCATTGAACTAGCTGCCAGGGTAAATGAAATTCCTCCCATTGCCAAAGCGATAAGTAGGCTAGTCCACTCAGTTTCCGTATGTAAATGGGTCACAACCCGAGGTATATGCAGAACAATGACCAATAAGGTAAATAGAACTCCCAGCAACGTTGCCGCCAACTGAGCCAATTTTTTCGACAGAAAACTTATCGCTGTCGCCAGAAAGGCAATTCCTACGAAATATGCCCAAAACACATGTAGTGGAATCCACGACGGGATGAGCGTAGCCACATATTGGCCATACAGGATGTGTTGAATTCCAAAAATTAGAAGAGATAACGAATATACAAGAAGTCCTGAACGGATGAGTGAATTACTAATGCGGCTTACGTATATAGCTGAAAAATCCGCGGAGAAGTGCTCAACAAGCAGAAAAGCCCCACCAGCTAGTGCAAGGAGTTCCGTAAATACCGTCCATTCACCTCCATTATATGGATTGGCTATCAATTTGGGTAAATGAATAACCAGATCGAGCAGGATGAACAGTGGACCTAACAAGATAGAAGCCCAGGTCGGCTTTTTCTGGATAATTATACCCAGGCCGCCAATCACCAGGATAGCTCCTACAACATACACCAGAATAAGTCGGCCTGGTGTATCAGAAGGAACTGGTAGTAAGGCTACAGGAAAATTGCCTGTAATGAATTGTTCAACTCCCAGCAAAAAGATAGAAGAGCCATACAGATAAGGGCCTGACTTAATCAGTTTATACATCGTATTTTTCTATAATGATCCTGACCTAACCAACTCCTGGCAACTTTTCGAGATAAGTCAGGAGAACTTATATAAGTCGTTTTAGCGTAAAGCGAACCGTAAAGCGCTGGCGATTTCGCTGGATAACCAACGCAACCAACTTTCCTTCTCCTGCCTGAAGTATTCGGTATATATCGCTGATAGTCATTGTAGTAGCCAGGCTTCCATTCACCACTAATAATTCATCTCCAACCTGTAACCCTGCTTGTTCTGCTGGTGAGTTCGAATTGACGTTGTTAATAAAATAAGTACGGAGCGTTTCGCCTTTAGCCCGAAGTTCCAGCCCACTCATGTCGTGTTCAAAACGCTCCCGCATGATTCGCCTAACTGGCTTTAATACAATATACCGATTCGGATAATTGATCGTAACGAGAAACCGGCGCAGCAGTTCACACCCTATATTGCCTTGTCGTTCGGGCATGTCTCGGATCTTAAGACTAAAATCCGAACTATCAGGAAACGAGACGAGCATATCATCCAATTGAAAGCGACCAACGTTTACCTTTTGAAACCGGCCAACTGCCCCACTAATCAATCCGTTGAATCCCGATCCCAACGGAACCTGTACAACTTTATCGGGGAGTGGTAGCGTTGGTCCGTTATGAAACCGATTGAGTAATAATGCCTGACCCGCACCCGTATCAAGCACTACACGGAGCGGCCTGAACCGAATCCCGTCAAAAATTGACAGCGCATCCAGATAGGCTTTTCGATCCAGAATTGTAATTGGATAGCGTTCACCTTTCCGATGGTGGTATCGATACTGCTGGGGTTGCATTAGGACCAACTCTCGACGCTGGAAGTCAATCGTTACAACGAGATCGGCAAATAGTTCATAGCCAATTAGGCCGTGGATGGATAGACCCGCATACTCTGACAATTTTAATACATCCTCCTCCAGAATAACTACATTGTGATGTTCTGCCCGGAGGTATCCTATGCTCAGCGTATTGTTAATAGACACAGATGCTGTTGTTGCGCTGCCTGCACCCATACCTGTAAGCTTAATCTGGCGACTTAAAGTAAGCGGACGTTTTTTGAACGCATGCCGATCCGTAATGATCGTATGAGCAACTCCGGTATCAACAAGTAATCGCAGTGAGTCAACATCATTCATACACACCGAAACAATAATCAGATTTGACTGAAACTGAAAAGGAATGCGTGTCTGGGTACGGTTACCAGTGAAGAAAAAACCATATGTATCATCAATGATTTTACAGGATTGATCGGTAGCTTTAGTAATCTGAGTGACAACCAGCAAAATCAGTATAAATGATACGGTTTTCATTTTTTAACATATATGATAATATGAGTATCAGTCATCTGATGTTTTTTCGAATCGTCCGTTAAATCTTCAGTATGTGACTGGACTTATCAACTTAATCAGATAGAGAACATCATCATATCGACAAACGCATGACTGAGAGCTACCAACGTCGTTTATCGCGCTCTGATCTGCCTTTATCTTACCTGACCTGTTGTTTGACGTTATAGCAGGATAGGGGATGGTATCCTAAGCCGACAGTTGTATTTATTCGGTAAATTTGCTTATTAACGCCAGGAAGATGACTCATTTTCAGACGCTCAGCTATCAGGAAATCACTATCCATATAGTAGCCTGGCTATGTTATATGAATCTGCAAATTCTGGCAACTGATCAATTTGAACATCAGTATATCGATCATTTGCTGATTGCGTTATCAGAGCTGCCTGCCCAGCTTCTATTTACCTATACTACGCTTTACTGGTTGATTCCGACCTATCTGTTAACGCTGAAATATGTGACATTTGGCTTGCTGACATTAGTAGTACTGGCTGTTAGCGGAGTGTTGTATTGGCAGGGATATTATTATTTGTTTTTAGCCCAGTTTGACCCGGCTCAACTTGATCAGGAAAATCCATGGGATCTCCACCGATTGGTTCTGTCGTCATTTTATATGCTCTGTACCAGCGGTCTATTGATTGCTTTCCATATGATCCGGTACGGTTTTCGACAGCAACAACTAAACCAGCAATTAGTGATTGTCAATCAGGCGGTTGAGCTGAAATCGCTTAAAGACCAGATCAACCCGCATTTTTTGTTTAATACCCTCAATAACTTATATGGTCTAACCGGCAGTAACCCCGATAAAGCCGGCGAAGTAGTTTTACGACTATCGCAACTTATGCAGTATATGCTCTATGAGGGAAGCCTGACAAAGGTGCCACTTTTCAAAGAGATCGAGTATTTACAAAACTACCTGGCCCTGGAGCGTATTCGCTATGGCAAGGGTCTACAACTGGCATTTCAGATCAGTGGGCCTACCGAGAAATTAATGATTGCCCCATTGCTGTTACTCCCATTTGTCGAGAATGCGTTTAAACA
Coding sequences:
- a CDS encoding osmoprotectant transporter permease; this translates as MNFFWIFWGIDAVIALIFFYFFFVGIADGSVSSFNAGLWFLLLTVLGAVLIGGYWLHTHQHEQGAKILLGLLAIPGLLCGLFFLILILTNPRWN
- a CDS encoding ATP-binding protein, yielding MFQRIHNRNSYEGHGIGLTLCRRIVENHGGKLYATSIKHQGTTFYILFPVNLLNWATIHLDC
- a CDS encoding FKBP-type peptidyl-prolyl cis-trans isomerase; its protein translation is MNKYGYVLAVCWLLAGSCRQADQSPCNLTTVTTKAPQEEIAALKQYIGTNRIAAKADNRGFYYTIQSPGLGAKPTICSNVTVNYTGMLTNGATFDSGSGISFDLNQLIVGWQEGIPLVAPGGSITLYLPPSLAYGSQEQNDIPANSILVFKIDLIKIN
- a CDS encoding aspartyl protease family protein; this translates as MKTVSFILILLVVTQITKATDQSCKIIDDTYGFFFTGNRTQTRIPFQFQSNLIIVSVCMNDVDSLRLLVDTGVAHTIITDRHAFKKRPLTLSRQIKLTGMGAGSATTASVSINNTLSIGYLRAEHHNVVILEEDVLKLSEYAGLSIHGLIGYELFADLVVTIDFQRRELVLMQPQQYRYHHRKGERYPITILDRKAYLDALSIFDGIRFRPLRVVLDTGAGQALLLNRFHNGPTLPLPDKVVQVPLGSGFNGLISGAVGRFQKVNVGRFQLDDMLVSFPDSSDFSLKIRDMPERQGNIGCELLRRFLVTINYPNRYIVLKPVRRIMRERFEHDMSGLELRAKGETLRTYFINNVNSNSPAEQAGLQVGDELLVVNGSLATTMTISDIYRILQAGEGKLVALVIQRNRQRFTVRFTLKRLI
- a CDS encoding sensor histidine kinase encodes the protein MTHFQTLSYQEITIHIVAWLCYMNLQILATDQFEHQYIDHLLIALSELPAQLLFTYTTLYWLIPTYLLTLKYVTFGLLTLVVLAVSGVLYWQGYYYLFLAQFDPAQLDQENPWDLHRLVLSSFYMLCTSGLLIAFHMIRYGFRQQQLNQQLVIVNQAVELKSLKDQINPHFLFNTLNNLYGLTGSNPDKAGEVVLRLSQLMQYMLYEGSLTKVPLFKEIEYLQNYLALERIRYGKGLQLAFQISGPTEKLMIAPLLLLPFVENAFKHGLSRQLGDAWLQIQLNVTHTQLTFKVENSKPELAGPATSPGIGLPNVAKRLQLIYPDRHRLRQLNGVGSFLSTLTIGLTADDYCLQKGYENQVFARR